One stretch of Saccharopolyspora erythraea DNA includes these proteins:
- a CDS encoding fumarylacetoacetate hydrolase family protein — protein MKLLSFSVDGRESWGVVNEDGVVDLGCRSELGWPTLLSALQEGDLTNIAAKSTGLPADHALADVRLLPVVVDPGKILCVGLNYEGHRFETGRPRTEHPVIFVRFADSLTGHGSPLIKPSDSAQFDYEGELAVIIGEPCRRVPQDRALEYVAGYTCFNDGSLRDFQAHTHQFTPGKNFPATGAVGPWLVTPDEFGSIPDAKLTTRLNGTVVQQAELSDLTYSIAEIVAYCSTWTTLRPGDVIATGTPSGVGSRREPPLWMRPGDVCEVDVDKIGVLRNPISAEEALPIDA, from the coding sequence GTGAAACTGCTGTCCTTTTCCGTCGATGGGCGCGAGTCCTGGGGCGTGGTGAACGAGGACGGAGTCGTCGATCTCGGCTGCCGATCGGAACTGGGCTGGCCGACGTTGCTCTCGGCGCTGCAGGAGGGCGACTTGACGAACATCGCCGCGAAGTCGACGGGGCTTCCTGCGGACCACGCGCTGGCGGATGTTCGGCTGCTACCGGTCGTGGTCGATCCGGGCAAGATCCTCTGCGTGGGCTTGAACTACGAGGGGCATCGTTTCGAAACCGGCCGGCCGCGCACCGAGCACCCGGTGATCTTCGTCCGGTTCGCCGACAGCCTGACTGGCCACGGATCGCCCTTGATCAAGCCCAGCGACAGCGCGCAATTCGACTACGAGGGCGAGCTGGCCGTGATCATCGGCGAGCCGTGCCGGCGAGTTCCCCAGGACCGCGCGCTCGAGTACGTGGCGGGATACACCTGCTTCAACGACGGATCGCTGCGGGACTTCCAGGCGCACACCCACCAGTTCACCCCCGGGAAGAACTTCCCCGCGACGGGCGCGGTCGGGCCCTGGCTCGTCACGCCGGATGAGTTCGGGAGCATCCCGGACGCGAAACTGACCACCAGGCTCAACGGCACCGTGGTGCAGCAGGCCGAACTTTCGGACCTGACGTACTCGATCGCCGAAATCGTGGCCTACTGCTCGACGTGGACCACCCTGCGGCCGGGTGATGTCATCGCCACCGGCACGCCCAGCGGGGTGGGCAGCCGGCGGGAGCCACCCCTGTGGATGCGACCGGGCGACGTCTGCGAAGTCGACGTCGACAAGATCGGCGTGCTGCGCAACCCCATCTCCGCCGAGGAAGCTCTCCCGATCGATGCCTAG
- a CDS encoding MaoC family dehydratase encodes MSGLHFEEFEVGAVIEHATTRTVTETDNLLFTTLTMNPQPLHLDEEFGKNSVFGARIVNSVFTLGLVTGIPVAETTLGTTLGNLGFEEVTFPQPVLIGDTLRVETEVLDKRESRSKPDRGVVRLEHRAYNQRDELVCRLRRAGMMKRKNAAA; translated from the coding sequence GTGAGCGGACTGCACTTCGAGGAGTTCGAAGTCGGAGCGGTGATCGAACACGCCACGACTCGGACTGTGACCGAGACCGACAACCTGCTGTTCACCACGCTGACGATGAACCCGCAGCCCCTGCACCTGGACGAGGAGTTCGGCAAGAACAGCGTCTTCGGTGCGCGGATCGTCAACAGCGTCTTCACGTTGGGGCTGGTCACCGGCATCCCGGTCGCCGAGACGACGCTGGGCACCACCCTCGGCAACCTCGGGTTCGAGGAGGTGACCTTTCCCCAGCCCGTACTCATCGGCGACACGCTCCGCGTGGAGACCGAGGTGCTGGACAAGCGGGAGTCGCGGTCCAAGCCCGACCGCGGTGTGGTGCGCCTTGAGCACCGTGCCTACAACCAGCGCGACGAGCTCGTCTGCAGACTCCGCCGAGCCGGCATGATGAAGCGCAAGAACGCCGCGGCATAG
- a CDS encoding EthD family reductase, with protein MVKVVALIRRREDLSREEFLRRWQSEHPEFVRALGGVLRYVQNPAIAHRRDWPYDGLAELWFGSVEAVRAAFEGPAADALREHEESFIGRLDWFLAEETAVPLETGVEK; from the coding sequence ATGGTCAAGGTCGTAGCGCTCATCAGACGCCGGGAAGACCTCAGCCGGGAGGAGTTCCTGCGGCGCTGGCAGAGCGAGCACCCCGAGTTCGTACGCGCTCTCGGTGGGGTGCTCAGGTACGTGCAGAACCCAGCGATCGCCCATCGCCGGGACTGGCCGTACGACGGTCTGGCCGAGTTGTGGTTCGGATCGGTCGAGGCCGTCAGAGCCGCATTCGAGGGGCCCGCGGCGGATGCTCTCCGCGAGCACGAGGAGTCGTTCATCGGCCGGCTGGACTGGTTCCTCGCCGAGGAGACCGCGGTTCCGCTGGAGACGGGAGTGGAGAAATGA
- a CDS encoding acetyl-CoA carboxylase biotin carboxylase subunit translates to MFSKVLVANRGEIAVRVIRTCAELGLTAVAVHSDPDASSLHVRVADEAVALGGTAAAESYLDIGKLLQAAKESGADAIHPGYGFLAESAEFARAVADAGLVFIGPPADAIEVMGEKVAARAVALKADVPQVPGSAGAVESAREVVDFGAAHGYPIAIKASYGGGGRGMRLVHSEHEAEDALESARREAQGAFGRADVYLERYLANARHVEVQVFADTHGNVRWLGDRDCSVQRRHQKLVEESPAPGLSPELRISMGEASVRLARTVGYVGAGTVEYLVEGENFYFLEMNTRIQVEHPVTEEVLGLDLIAEQLKVAAGEELSIAGSGPQPRGHALEVRINAENTAGGLFVPSPGKLAELEVLPRVGLRFDSGYEAGDEVLPHYDSMIGKLIVWAPDRSTAVRRMLAALDEFTVRGVPTTVPAARAVLEHPDFAAVEFTTRWLESDVELPAAPADHVGHVEEEADDACRDEVWVAGRRYAVPFHTARVAGQSAGAPTAARRRAGGTAPKKRTAKAAAHSAGTVTSPMQGTVVKVNVEEGARVSAGEVLFVVEAMKMENPVIASGDGTVEGVEVSVGDVVVAGASLAVLVPAEQAA, encoded by the coding sequence ATGTTCTCCAAGGTGCTGGTGGCCAACCGGGGTGAGATCGCGGTACGGGTGATACGCACGTGCGCCGAACTCGGTCTGACGGCCGTGGCTGTGCATTCCGACCCTGATGCGTCCTCGTTGCACGTGCGTGTTGCCGATGAGGCCGTGGCGCTCGGCGGGACCGCGGCTGCGGAGAGCTACCTGGACATCGGCAAGTTGCTCCAGGCCGCCAAGGAGTCCGGGGCGGATGCGATTCACCCCGGGTACGGGTTTCTCGCCGAAAGTGCGGAGTTCGCACGCGCGGTCGCCGATGCGGGGCTGGTGTTCATCGGTCCTCCGGCGGACGCGATCGAGGTGATGGGCGAGAAGGTCGCCGCGCGAGCGGTCGCACTGAAGGCGGATGTTCCGCAGGTTCCCGGCAGCGCTGGTGCGGTCGAGTCGGCGCGGGAAGTGGTCGATTTCGGCGCGGCCCACGGCTATCCGATCGCGATCAAGGCGTCCTATGGTGGCGGTGGCCGGGGGATGCGGCTGGTGCATTCGGAGCATGAAGCCGAAGACGCGCTGGAGTCGGCTCGCCGGGAGGCTCAGGGCGCGTTCGGCCGCGCTGACGTGTATCTGGAGCGGTACCTGGCGAACGCGCGACATGTCGAGGTGCAGGTCTTCGCCGACACCCACGGCAACGTCCGCTGGCTGGGAGATCGCGACTGCTCCGTCCAGCGGCGCCACCAGAAGCTCGTCGAGGAGTCTCCCGCTCCGGGGCTGTCCCCGGAACTTCGGATTTCGATGGGCGAGGCGTCGGTCCGGCTTGCCCGGACCGTCGGCTATGTCGGCGCGGGGACCGTTGAGTACCTCGTGGAGGGCGAGAACTTCTACTTCCTCGAGATGAACACCCGCATCCAGGTCGAGCACCCGGTGACCGAGGAGGTGTTGGGGCTGGACCTGATCGCCGAGCAACTCAAGGTCGCTGCGGGTGAGGAGCTCAGCATTGCGGGTTCCGGACCGCAGCCGCGTGGCCATGCTCTGGAAGTGCGCATCAATGCGGAGAACACGGCCGGGGGGCTCTTCGTCCCGTCACCGGGCAAGCTCGCCGAGCTGGAGGTGCTGCCGAGGGTCGGTCTGCGTTTCGACAGCGGCTACGAGGCCGGCGATGAAGTTCTGCCGCATTACGACAGCATGATCGGCAAGTTGATCGTGTGGGCTCCTGATCGTTCGACCGCCGTCCGCCGCATGCTCGCGGCCCTGGACGAATTCACCGTGCGGGGTGTGCCCACGACCGTGCCTGCTGCGCGAGCGGTGCTGGAACACCCGGACTTCGCTGCCGTCGAGTTCACCACGCGCTGGCTGGAATCCGACGTGGAACTGCCCGCTGCGCCCGCTGACCACGTCGGACACGTCGAAGAAGAGGCCGACGACGCGTGCCGCGACGAAGTGTGGGTCGCAGGCCGCCGGTATGCCGTCCCCTTCCACACGGCGAGGGTGGCGGGGCAGTCCGCGGGAGCGCCGACGGCGGCCCGCCGACGAGCCGGTGGTACCGCTCCCAAGAAGAGGACGGCGAAAGCCGCAGCACATTCAGCCGGGACCGTCACGAGCCCGATGCAGGGGACCGTTGTCAAGGTCAACGTCGAGGAGGGTGCCCGGGTCAGCGCCGGAGAGGTGCTCTTCGTCGTTGAGGCGATGAAGATGGAAAACCCGGTCATCGCGTCCGGTGACGGCACCGTCGAAGGCGTCGAGGTGTCGGTCGGCGACGTCGTTGTCGCCGGAGCGTCGCTCGCCGTGTTGGTGCCAGCGGAGCAAGCGGCATGA
- a CDS encoding TetR/AcrR family transcriptional regulator — protein sequence MPRPAGGVRTADAIQEAAAELFYQHGYEATTLRQVAQKVGIQVGSLYNHISGKEDLLRSLMTGIMADLLAAQKAVANSHADVIDALRAAIDCHIRFHAQRAREVFIGNSELRSLSKKDRNKVVSQRDDYEQMFRDLIERADQEGRADVLDPRLQAYAIVAMGTHVASWYRPKGAMSLDEIVETYTVMALRQLGVAESEIREARAAS from the coding sequence ATGCCACGCCCCGCAGGCGGCGTCCGCACAGCCGACGCGATCCAGGAGGCCGCGGCGGAGCTGTTCTACCAGCACGGCTACGAGGCGACGACGCTGCGCCAGGTGGCCCAGAAGGTGGGTATCCAGGTCGGGAGCCTGTACAACCACATCAGCGGGAAGGAAGATCTTCTCCGCAGTCTGATGACCGGCATCATGGCCGACCTGCTGGCTGCTCAGAAGGCCGTGGCGAACTCCCACGCCGACGTGATCGACGCGCTGCGAGCGGCGATCGACTGCCACATCCGGTTCCACGCGCAGCGCGCGCGGGAAGTCTTCATCGGCAATTCCGAACTCCGCTCGCTGTCCAAGAAGGACCGCAACAAGGTGGTCTCGCAGCGCGACGACTACGAGCAGATGTTCCGAGACCTGATCGAGAGGGCCGACCAGGAAGGGCGTGCCGACGTCCTGGACCCGCGGCTGCAGGCCTACGCCATCGTCGCGATGGGCACTCACGTCGCCAGCTGGTACCGCCCCAAGGGGGCGATGTCGCTGGACGAGATCGTCGAGACATACACGGTGATGGCCCTCCGGCAGTTGGGCGTAGCCGAATCGGAGATCCGCGAGGCGCGCGCGGCAAGCTGA
- a CDS encoding HpcH/HpaI aldolase/citrate lyase family protein, giving the protein MKPYRSLLFVPGHKDAWVEKAVRAGAHALILDLEDAVPEDLKESARDTVAKSIAWLAAEHPRVGAVVRVNPLDSEHFARDVAAAVRPGLSALLLPKLYHRDDVVRFDALVSAAEIERGLPRGSVALIPSFETARGLANVQEIADASPRVGSLMAAAARDGDAARELGFTWTAQGEETLYMRSKVVSAARAAGVRHVVLGLWQEISDLDGLRDFAESNRRIGYGGQVIIHPSHAPVVNEVYSPSQTELDRYRRLVSAYEQAAASGSGAVLFEGEHVDLAHVEHATDVLEQQAREKEGDRL; this is encoded by the coding sequence ATGAAACCGTACCGCTCGCTGCTCTTCGTCCCAGGTCACAAGGATGCCTGGGTGGAGAAGGCGGTCCGGGCAGGAGCCCACGCGCTCATCCTCGACCTGGAGGACGCCGTCCCCGAAGACCTCAAGGAATCCGCGCGCGACACCGTCGCGAAGTCGATCGCCTGGCTGGCCGCGGAACACCCGCGGGTCGGAGCGGTCGTGCGGGTCAACCCACTCGACAGCGAGCACTTCGCCCGGGATGTCGCCGCTGCCGTCCGTCCCGGGCTCAGCGCCTTACTGCTGCCGAAGCTCTACCACCGTGACGACGTCGTCCGCTTCGACGCGTTGGTGAGCGCCGCGGAGATCGAGCGCGGATTGCCCCGCGGGTCGGTGGCCTTGATCCCCTCGTTCGAAACGGCACGTGGCCTGGCCAACGTTCAGGAGATAGCCGATGCGTCGCCGCGGGTCGGGAGCCTGATGGCCGCGGCGGCTCGCGATGGCGACGCCGCGCGGGAGCTGGGGTTCACCTGGACTGCTCAGGGCGAGGAAACGCTGTACATGCGAAGCAAGGTGGTGAGCGCGGCTCGCGCTGCGGGTGTGCGCCACGTCGTGCTCGGCCTGTGGCAGGAGATTTCCGATCTCGATGGGCTGCGGGACTTCGCGGAATCCAATCGCCGGATCGGCTATGGGGGCCAAGTGATCATCCACCCCTCACACGCGCCGGTGGTCAACGAGGTCTACAGCCCGTCCCAGACCGAACTGGATCGGTATCGCCGGCTGGTGTCGGCCTATGAACAGGCCGCGGCCTCCGGATCGGGCGCCGTGCTGTTCGAAGGCGAACACGTCGACCTGGCCCATGTCGAGCACGCGACGGACGTGCTGGAACAGCAAGCGCGAGAGAAGGAAGGTGATCGGCTGTGA
- a CDS encoding SDR family NAD(P)-dependent oxidoreductase has product MEEGMSYRGRGIVVTGAGGGLGAAVARHFALHGAKVACADVAVEAAAATAEALVEQGGQAHAFAVDIADERDVSRFRDDVVAALGPVHVLLNIAGVLDRRPMVELPAEAFRGVVDVNLSGTYAVIRIFADDLRAAGRSGRIVNVASIAGTTGYPFPAYAASKAGVVNLTRSLLIDFWGSGVTVNAVSPGAMDTPMMDQSSKPMFLQKTPVNRIAATDDIVHAIDFLSSEKAAMVNGQNLVVDGGATAVFRYVND; this is encoded by the coding sequence TTGGAGGAAGGCATGTCGTATCGCGGTAGAGGGATTGTTGTCACAGGTGCAGGCGGTGGCCTCGGGGCTGCGGTGGCTCGCCATTTCGCCCTGCACGGCGCCAAGGTCGCGTGCGCGGACGTGGCGGTCGAAGCGGCCGCGGCAACGGCGGAGGCGTTGGTGGAGCAGGGAGGTCAGGCGCATGCGTTCGCGGTCGACATCGCCGACGAGCGTGACGTTTCGCGTTTCCGTGACGACGTCGTGGCCGCACTGGGTCCCGTGCACGTCCTGCTCAACATCGCTGGAGTGCTGGACCGCAGGCCGATGGTGGAGCTTCCGGCCGAGGCGTTCCGCGGAGTCGTGGACGTCAACCTGTCCGGGACCTACGCGGTGATCCGCATATTCGCTGACGACCTCCGCGCTGCCGGGCGATCGGGCAGGATCGTCAACGTGGCGTCGATCGCGGGAACCACCGGCTACCCTTTCCCCGCCTACGCGGCATCCAAGGCCGGCGTCGTCAACCTCACCCGGTCACTTCTGATCGACTTCTGGGGGAGCGGCGTGACGGTGAACGCCGTTTCTCCAGGCGCGATGGACACGCCGATGATGGACCAGTCCTCCAAGCCGATGTTCCTGCAGAAGACCCCTGTGAACCGAATCGCGGCTACTGACGACATCGTCCACGCGATCGACTTCCTGTCCAGCGAGAAGGCGGCCATGGTCAACGGGCAGAACCTGGTCGTCGACGGTGGCGCGACCGCCGTTTTCCGCTACGTCAACGACTGA
- the mftA gene encoding mycofactocin precursor MftA (Mycofactocin is a small molecule electron carrier derived from the final two amino acids, Val-Tyr, of MftA, the mycofactocin precursor. It plays a role in redox homeostasis and the metabolism of alcohols and aldehydes in Actinobacteria, including Mycobacterium tuberculosis.), with protein MSEQSTTAVPETDDGPAVEEELLVEEVSIDGMCGVY; from the coding sequence ATGAGTGAGCAGAGCACCACTGCGGTGCCGGAGACCGACGACGGACCGGCCGTCGAAGAAGAGCTCCTGGTCGAGGAGGTCTCCATCGACGGGATGTGCGGAGTCTACTGA
- a CDS encoding class I adenylate-forming enzyme family protein translates to MRTVSDLIRLNARRNPGGDAVVDASGRLSHGELAHRAWGLARGLAELGVRPGDRVGVLGGNSIFTVEAFLGAAAAGAVFVPYNWRWSTPELVAGVNETRASVVLVEDAFRDAYSAAEATGELASAEHVVHQGAQYEALFRSGGPIELDTSPEDPLCILFTGGTTGFSKGVVLSHRAALANAINENADCGLGQHQQERGLIITPMFHSAALLCWFVTHYLAGKTSVFMHKFDEDAVAEIVSAERITNLFLVPNMIRRLLNSGAFESDGFQKYFRAMHSGAGLLRMPDKQAFSEVLPDASLYFRYGLTEAGPMVTRLQPHDMLRAEVDGSIGKEYLLVEAQVQDESGHELEPGRVGEICVRGPSLMTGYFGRQRATEEVFRGGWLRTGDLASRDQNGYFYFHDRAKDMIKTGGENVYSAEIEQVLYTHPAVQEAAVIGVPSTQWDEEVRAIVSLRPGHELTEAGVQDFVRRHLAGYKVPKHVAFLEAGSLPRTPAGKLLKRNLRDQLNW, encoded by the coding sequence TTGCGCACGGTCTCCGATCTGATCAGGCTGAACGCGCGTCGCAATCCAGGCGGCGACGCAGTGGTGGACGCGAGCGGACGGCTGTCCCACGGGGAACTCGCGCACCGGGCGTGGGGGCTGGCGCGCGGCTTGGCCGAACTCGGTGTGCGACCTGGTGACCGCGTCGGGGTCCTGGGTGGCAACAGCATCTTCACCGTCGAGGCGTTCCTGGGCGCGGCCGCGGCGGGAGCGGTCTTCGTGCCCTACAACTGGCGGTGGTCGACACCGGAGCTGGTCGCAGGGGTGAACGAGACCCGTGCATCGGTGGTCCTCGTCGAGGATGCCTTCCGCGACGCCTACTCGGCAGCAGAGGCCACGGGTGAACTCGCTTCTGCCGAGCACGTGGTACACCAGGGCGCTCAGTACGAGGCCCTGTTCCGCTCTGGTGGCCCGATCGAGCTCGACACTTCCCCGGAAGACCCATTGTGCATCCTGTTCACCGGCGGTACCACAGGTTTCTCGAAAGGCGTGGTGCTCTCCCATCGAGCGGCGCTGGCCAACGCCATCAACGAGAACGCCGATTGCGGGCTGGGCCAGCACCAGCAGGAACGAGGCCTGATCATCACGCCGATGTTCCACTCGGCGGCGTTGCTGTGCTGGTTCGTCACCCACTACCTGGCCGGCAAGACCAGCGTGTTCATGCACAAGTTCGATGAGGATGCCGTGGCCGAGATCGTCTCAGCCGAACGGATCACGAACCTCTTCCTCGTGCCGAACATGATCCGCAGGCTGCTGAATTCTGGAGCATTCGAGTCCGACGGTTTCCAGAAGTACTTCCGGGCCATGCATTCCGGCGCAGGCCTGCTGAGGATGCCGGACAAGCAGGCCTTCTCAGAGGTGTTGCCCGACGCCTCCCTGTACTTCCGATACGGGCTCACCGAGGCGGGCCCGATGGTCACGCGGCTCCAGCCCCACGACATGCTCCGAGCCGAAGTCGACGGCTCGATCGGCAAGGAGTACCTGCTCGTCGAGGCCCAGGTCCAGGACGAGTCCGGCCACGAGCTTGAGCCGGGAAGGGTCGGCGAGATCTGCGTGCGGGGCCCGAGCCTGATGACCGGCTACTTCGGTCGGCAGAGGGCGACCGAGGAAGTCTTCCGCGGTGGCTGGCTGCGCACGGGCGACCTCGCCAGTCGTGACCAGAACGGCTACTTCTACTTCCACGACCGAGCCAAGGACATGATCAAGACTGGCGGGGAGAACGTCTACTCGGCCGAGATCGAGCAGGTCCTCTACACGCATCCCGCGGTTCAGGAGGCCGCCGTGATCGGTGTGCCGAGTACCCAGTGGGATGAGGAGGTCCGGGCGATCGTTTCGCTGCGTCCGGGGCATGAGCTGACCGAAGCCGGTGTGCAGGACTTCGTCCGGCGCCATCTGGCCGGCTACAAGGTGCCCAAGCACGTGGCGTTCCTCGAGGCCGGGAGTCTGCCGAGGACGCCGGCCGGCAAGCTGCTGAAACGGAACCTGAGGGACCAGTTGAACTGGTGA
- a CDS encoding SDR family NAD(P)-dependent oxidoreductase, translating to MEERDGPVVVITGAGSGIGRAAVDLLAAQGVRVAALDVNAESMAELGVGHARVVDVTDEAAVTRAIEGVAERFGRIDGVVNCAGRFLVGALDEVDPACVRDLLNVNILGTTLVTQSALPHLRRAGGAIVNVSSLAGVKPTPSNAHYSASKAAVAHLARCWALELGADGIRVNAVAPGPVLTGIYRSAGMSQDEIEKLLARRRDATPLRRDGTAEEVALWISRLVLADEWVTGQVIAVDGGLSIS from the coding sequence GTGGAAGAACGGGATGGGCCGGTTGTCGTCATCACTGGTGCTGGTTCGGGTATCGGCCGGGCCGCGGTGGATCTGCTAGCGGCCCAAGGGGTTCGGGTGGCTGCCCTGGACGTGAACGCCGAGTCGATGGCTGAGCTTGGAGTTGGCCACGCGCGTGTGGTCGATGTGACCGACGAGGCTGCAGTGACGAGGGCCATCGAGGGCGTCGCGGAGCGGTTCGGTCGTATCGACGGCGTGGTGAACTGCGCCGGCCGTTTCCTGGTCGGTGCGCTCGACGAGGTCGACCCGGCGTGCGTACGGGACCTTCTGAACGTCAACATCCTCGGAACGACGCTGGTCACCCAGTCGGCCCTGCCGCATCTCCGGCGCGCCGGCGGAGCGATCGTGAACGTTTCGAGCCTGGCAGGGGTGAAACCCACGCCCAGCAATGCGCACTATTCCGCGTCGAAGGCGGCCGTCGCGCACCTGGCCCGGTGTTGGGCGCTCGAGCTCGGCGCGGACGGGATCCGGGTCAACGCCGTGGCTCCAGGTCCGGTGCTCACCGGCATTTACCGCAGCGCCGGGATGTCGCAGGACGAGATCGAGAAGCTGTTGGCCAGGCGGCGGGATGCCACTCCGTTGCGGCGCGACGGTACGGCGGAGGAAGTAGCGCTGTGGATTTCACGGCTGGTGCTCGCGGACGAATGGGTCACCGGGCAGGTCATCGCGGTGGACGGCGGGCTGTCGATCTCCTGA
- the mftB gene encoding mycofactocin biosynthesis chaperone MftB (MftB, a small protein, is a peptide chaperone that assists the radical SAM enzyme MftC in performing two modifications to the C-terminal Val-Tyr dipeptide of the mycofactocin precursor peptide, MftA. MftB's role is analogous to the role of PqqD in the biosynthesis of PQQ, a cofactor that derives entirely from a Tyr and a Glu in the precursor PqqA.), which produces MTDLDASRTYRLNPQVALRPEPFGALAYHFGNRRLSFLKVPELVDLVRRLGEYPSVEDALVTVPESRRASFRSALASLAATEMIVPA; this is translated from the coding sequence ATGACCGATCTCGATGCGAGCCGCACCTACCGGTTGAACCCCCAGGTGGCATTGCGCCCCGAACCGTTCGGGGCTCTCGCGTACCACTTCGGCAACCGCCGGTTGTCGTTCCTGAAAGTTCCCGAGCTCGTGGACCTAGTTCGTCGCCTCGGCGAGTACCCGAGCGTCGAGGACGCGTTGGTCACCGTCCCGGAGAGCCGACGTGCCTCGTTTCGCAGCGCACTGGCCTCCCTCGCGGCGACCGAGATGATCGTGCCGGCCTGA
- a CDS encoding MaoC/PaaZ C-terminal domain-containing protein: MQSVEAVRVTGQSERFWEDLAEGSLLRGPGITISEAHLVNWAGLTGDWVSLHLDEQYAAGTRFGQRIAHGPLTLSLALGLMTQTGYFGNVVAWLGLDDVRATAPVHIGDTVRPEAEVAATRRSSSSSQGIWTLAYRVVNQNSDVVMTFRSSFMIRCR; this comes from the coding sequence ATGCAAAGCGTGGAGGCGGTGCGCGTCACCGGTCAGTCCGAACGCTTCTGGGAGGACCTCGCCGAAGGTTCGCTGCTGCGTGGGCCCGGTATCACGATCAGCGAAGCGCACCTGGTCAACTGGGCAGGCCTCACCGGGGACTGGGTTTCCCTGCACCTCGATGAGCAGTACGCGGCCGGGACGCGGTTCGGACAGCGGATCGCGCACGGCCCGCTCACCCTGTCGCTCGCGTTGGGCCTCATGACCCAGACCGGCTACTTCGGCAACGTCGTCGCCTGGCTCGGTCTCGACGACGTTCGCGCGACCGCACCGGTGCACATCGGAGACACCGTGCGGCCCGAAGCGGAGGTCGCCGCGACGCGACGCTCATCGAGCTCGTCCCAGGGGATCTGGACGCTCGCCTACCGCGTCGTGAACCAGAACAGCGACGTCGTCATGACCTTCCGCAGCAGCTTCATGATTCGTTGCCGTTAA